The DNA region ACGCGCGCCGCGCCTGCCGGAATCGGCAGGTCCGGCGCCAACCGGTGCCGGACCGCCAGGACGGGCGGCGCGCACCCACCTGCCGCCGCAACAAGAAGAAAAGCAAGGCCGAGAACCACCGTGACGCGGAACACGGGAATTCCTCCACTCGCCGCCCCCGTCGCGAGGGGCGGTGCTTCCCGGCCATCATACCTTCCGAAACCGGCGGGCGTCGAGCGTTGATTTTCGGCCGGCCACGCCGTACGCTGAAGTTCAAGGAGGCGGGCCATGAGACGCGCGGCGGCGGCACTTCTGCTGGCGACGGTCCTGGTGTCGGCGTGCGGATGCGGGGCGCAGAACGTCCTGTTCGGCGGCCGACAAGGATACCTCTTCACGGTCTCGGACGCGGTCGCGCTGCCGGGCGAGGAAGTCCTCCTGCGGGCGCACCTCCAAGGCGGCGACCTCCTGCGGGCCCAGCCGGGCCATGTCGTGCGTTTCTCTCGCGGCGGGGAATTCTACAAGGCGGCCGAGACAGACCGCGACGGCGTCGCCGCCGTCTCCTTCACCCCGCCGGGCGCGGGCGATTATGTCTTCCGCGTCGAACTTTCGCCGAACGGGTTTCCCGACCAGCCGCCCGAACCGGTCGAGGCCTTCGTCCTCTGCCGCCGGGCCGACACGCCGCTCGTCATCGTGGACCTCGACAAGACGGTCGTCACGTCGGGGTTCCAGAAGGTGCTGGTGGGCAAGCCCGAGCCGATGGCCGACTCCGTCGAGGTGATGAAACGCCTGGCGAAGGAATACACGCCGATTTACCTCACGCATCGGCCGGACCTCTTCGGACCGAAGTCGCGGGCCTGGCTCCGCGAACACGAGTACCCGAAGGGCCCCCTGCTTCTGTCGGACATCGGTGGATTCCTCAAAGGCAGCGGGGCGTTCAAGTCCGCCATGCTGGGCGACATCCGGCGACGGTTCAAGGGCGCGAAGGCCCTCGGCATCGGCGACAAGGTCTCCGACGCCGTCGCGTACCACGAGAACGGCCTGCGGGCGATGCTGATCGTCCAGCCGGACGAAACCGCGGGAGCCGCCGGCCTCCGGCTACTCGCCGACTCGCTCGACCCCCTGCCCGACGTCGTCCAAGTGGTCACCGGCTGGCGCGAGATCGAGCGGGCGGTGTTCGAGGGCGCAACCTTTCCGAAGACCTCGCTCCAGGCGCGCCTGAAAAAGCGCGCCGACGAACTCGACGCGCCCGCGAAGGCGCCGGGCCAATAGGGATTCGCCGAAACCGGCTGGAAGAGAGGAAGGCGACCCGTGCGAACGGTATGGCAAGCGGCGGCGCTGATGATGCTCCTCGGGGCGGCGGGGTGCATGACCCGCCATCCCCTCGCCGAGGGCGAACTCGACCGCTACTGGAGCCTGCACCCCGTCCGCTGGCAGGAGGCCTCGCCCGTGTCCTTCCAGATCGAAGGCCGTGCGATTCCGACGCACTGGCTCATCCGCCAGGACCCGAGTTTCCTCCGGTCCACGATCAGCCTCGTGCGGGCGGCCGACCGCCTGAAGGCGGGAACGACGGAGGTGGCGTTCAGCCTGAGCCCGGAACACGCGGCGATGGCGGCGAAGAGGCTGGCCGACGCCCGCCGCACAATCGTGGATTTCCGCGAGGCGATGGACCCCGACTCGCACCCCTCGATGGAACAATGGGCGTCGGCGACCGCCTCGACCATCGCCGATGCCGAGCGCATCGTCCGCCTCTCGACGGCCGAGGACCCCGATCGCCCCGCCAAAGAAGGCGAGGAACCGGCGGGCCTCTCGGCCGAGCCGCTCTTGAATCTCGCAATGGCCTATCTGAATGAGCGCGCGGGGGGCCTCCTGCTCGCCGGCATGAACCCCCAGGACGTGGGCCGGCTGCGCGAAGCGCTCGCCCAGATGGTGCTGCGGCTGGCGTTCGCGGCGGCGGGAAAACTGGACCCGCCGGACTTGCGCGACGCGGTGGCGAGCGCAATGCGCGAGGCGGACGACCCTGACAGTTTGCGAAAGGCGCTTCCCGAGACCTTGCTCACCCACCTTCGCGAGGCGCCGCCGGCGCCGCCGAGCCAGGGCCTTGCGTCCGTCGCGCACAGGGTGTTCGCCTGGGCGCCGCGGATGCTGCGGGTCATGGAGATGGTCGTCCTGCAATGGGACCGGATGGAATCGCTGGTTGTCGAGTTCCGCCGCGCCGGCGAGGAACCGCTCGTCCAGTTGACGCTGAACGTGGCCCCCGGGCGCGAGGTGCGGATCGCCGACCAATTCATCATGCAGCCGGCGCTGGTGTTCCGCGGCTCAAGCCGCATCCTCATCGCGCCAAAACCGGGCGGCGGGGACGAACTGGCCGTCCTCTTCGAGCCGGGCAAAGACCCCGCGGGCCAGGCGGCCGCCGGGGCGACGGAGGTCCGCTTCGAGGGCCTCGGCTGGGGATTGGTGCGGGCGCTCACGCTGCCGCTGGCGAGCGCGGCCCTGCGCGAAATCCGGGTGAGTGCCGCCAGGCAGGAAGAGGGCGGCCTGGTGAGCGTAGTGCTCCTTATGGAAGCGACGGGCGACCGGAAAGACCCGCGCCGGCTCCTCGCGTTCCAGGACGTGCGCGAAACGCACCTCGTGCGCGAACCGTTCGAAGTCCGAAGCGAAACCGGGCGCCTCCGGCAGGTCTTCAACTACGTCACGCCGGACGGGCGATACACCTATCGCCGCGTCAAGACGCCCGCCGAACCGTGAGCGGCGTTCCGCCGATCCTGGCTTCTGGAAGCCGCCAATCCCTCAGATTCGCCACGGCTCGCGCCAGGCGCGGGACAAACGACGTGAGGCCGCTTCGTCGCCGATGATTTTCTCTTTTTCAGGGTCCCAGACGATTTTTCGCCCTTCGCGGATCGCGATGTCGGAAACGTGGCTGAAAATGTCCGACCGCACCGCGTCTTCGATGTGGCTGACCGGATCCTTGCGGGTTTTGACCGACTCGATGAAATTCCCGCCGTGACGGCGGCTCTCGACGAGGTGCACGTCGTCGGGTTTGAGATTGATTTTCAACAGCGACGGCGGGTCGGCCTTGATGCCGCCGCGAGAGATGCCGATCCAACCTTCGGTGCCCTTGAACTCGGTGTAGTCGCCGCCCGGCCTGAACTTCATCTTCACGCCGTTGGCCATACGGATGTCGACGTCCCACTTCATCACGACGTTGTTGCGATTAGTGGTGGGAATGTGGGCCGTGCCTTCAACCTCCCAGGGGCCGGTCTTGTGGGTGTCGTAGCCCCAGACGAGGATGTCCAGCGGATGGGCGCCCCAGCCGGCGATCCATCCCAGGGCGTAGTCATAATCGTGCCACCAAGCATTCCCTCCGGTGGCCTGCCCGCAGTAGGGTTTCCAGGGCGCCGGGCCGAGCCACATGTCGTAGTCCAGTCCCTCGGGCACCGGTAGCGGTGTGTTCGACCCGCCTTCGGCGCTGTCGGGGGCGTAGACCGTGATCTCCCGGACTTCCCCGACGTAGCCGCTGCGAACCAGCTCGCAGCCGTAGCGGCAATGAGCGCTGGAGCGCTGCTGCGTCCCGTACTGGAACATACGGCCGTAACGGCGGACCGCCTCGCGGCAAATCTGGTCCTCGCGGATCGACACGCCCAGCGGCTTCTCGGTGTATATGTCCTTTCCGGCCTTAGCCGCGGCCACGGTGTGGTGAACGTGCCAGCAATCGGTGGTGGCGATACAGACGGCATCGAGATCGTCCCGTTTAAGCAGCTCGCGGAAATCGGCGTAGGCCGTGCCGCCGGTCTGCTGGGCCCACTTTTCGCGGCGATCCACCCAGGGATCGGCGAAGGCGATGGGCTGGCCGCCGGCCCCGATCAGCCCGCGAAACACCCCGCTGCCTTGCCCGCCGCAGCCGATCAGGCCGATGGTGACCCGCTCGCTTGCCGGCGGGACGCCTTCGCCCCCCAGCGCCGTCGAGGTTAACACGTACGGTGCGGCCACGGCCGCCGCGGCGCCTTTCAGGAACCGCCGCCTCGTGAAGCCCTTCCTGTGCACGTTCATGATCTGCTCCTATTTGTCTTGTACGGTCTGCTATGATACCCCGCTGCCCGGGGCAATCAACTGCCTTTCTGTTTTCCTTCAAGCGCCTGCCGGGCCTCGGCGCCGGGCGTACGCCGGCTCCCCGTCCGCACCGTCAGGCGGACCGTGTCGAAATAGTCGAGCAAGGGGACGGCGAACTTTCGGCTGACGCCGAGCGCGTCGCGAAACTCCGTCGTCTCGAAACCAGCCTTCCTGGCGAAGAGGCCGAGCACCGCCCGCCGGGCCGATTCGACCGCCTCGCGGTGCATAACCACCTTGTCATTGAGTTGGACGACGCGACCCTCGTCGGCCAGCAGGCGAATCATCGCCGCGACGCGCTCCGGCGGCGCCCCCAGCGCCTCGGCAATCTCCGCCGGACCGGGAGGCGCAAGGCCCCCCTCCCGAAGAACCAATTCGACGCGGCCGGAAAGGGCCTCGTCCTGGGGCGAAAGGCACGGGCCGCGCCCGGCCAACGCCACCACCTCGCCCGCGCGGACCGCCGCTCCTTCCGCGACCAGCCGCTCGAGCGCCAGGTCAAAAACGGCCGGCGCGACGCCGACCTCTTGCAGAAGGTCGGCGGGGGCGGCGCCCGCCCGGCGCGGATTGGCCGAATGGAACGCCTCGAGCGCCTCGCGCAGCCGGCCCGCGGCGGCATCCACGACGTCGCGATGAACGAACAGGGCGCCGCCTGCGCCGACGACGGTTCCCTCCTCGCGGAGGCGCTCGACCGTCCGCCGGACCTCCTCCAGGGGCGCGAGCGCCCGGCGCGCCAGCGCGGCCAGGTCGAGCGCTTCGCCGGATTCCTTGAGATGAAGGGCGCACCAGGCGGCGGGGTCGTCGAGGGCGTCGCGCCGGTCGGCGAGGGCCTGGAGAACGTCGGGGCGGTTTCGGCGGGTCCGGCGGTTGCTCGTGCCGAGGACGCGCCCGCCGCCGAGGGTCGTGATGCGGCCGTCGGCGAGGCCCGCCATGCCGGCCCGGACGACGAAGCGGTCGCCGGGGGCGACGGCCAGCGGCCGGTCGAGACGCAACTGAACCATTCGCCGCTCGCCCGGCGGGACGGTCTTATCGTCGAGGATGGCGACGCGGGCGGTCGCGCGGGCGGTCCCGATGTGCAGATGCACCTCCAGGTAATCCTTCAGCGGGTGGGGGACATGGGGGAGGATGCCGAGGTCGGCCTCGACGACGGTGACGGGCTCAAAGGCGTCGCCCGCGCAGGCGACCATGCCGGTCTCGATAATCTCGGTTTCGACGCCGGCGAGGTTGACGGCCACGCATTCGCCGGCGCGCGCCAGGTCGGTTTCCTCACCGTACACCTCGAGGCGCCGGACTCTGGCCTCCAGGCCGCCGGGGAGGATCATCAGGCGGTCCTCCAGATGCACCTCCCCGCTCGTCGGCACGCCGGAGACGACGGTGCCGAAACCGCGGATGGCGAACGCCCGCTCGATCCAGAGGCGAAAGAGGCCCGTGCTCTGGTGCGGCTCGCAGGCGGCGACCGCCTGGTCGAGGGCGGCGAAAAAACCCTCGAACCCCTCGCCGGTGACGTTCGAGATGCCGCAAATCGGAGCGCGTTCGAGAAACGTGCCCCGGACAAACGCGCGGACGTCCTCTTCGACGATCCGCCGCAGGTCCGCGTCCACGAGGTCGATCTTCGTCAGCGCGACGATCCCCCGCCGGATGCCCATCAGGGTCAGAATGTCGAGGTGCTCGCGCGTCTGCGGCATGACGCCGTCGTCCGCCGCAACGACCAGAATCACGACGTCGATGCCGTGCGCCCCCGCGACCATGTTGCGGATGAAGTCCACGTGGCCGGGAACGTCCACGATGCCGACGATCCGCTCGTCGCGCATCCGGCAGGGGGCGAACCCGAGTTCAATCGTCAGGCCGCGCTCTTTCTCGGCGGCGAGGCGGTCCGTGTCGCAGCCCGTCAGGAGTTTCACGAGCGCCGTCTTGCCGTGGTCCACGTGTCCGGCGGTGCCGAGCATGATGTTCTTTCGCGCGGAAGTCATTGGGCGGCACGTCCTACGGCGTCGGCGACGGCAGGCAATTCATTCTCCCGAATCGTCCGCACGTCCAGGACGACGCGGTCGTTCTCGATCCGCGCAAAGACGGCGGCGTCGTCCGTGCGCAGACGCCGCGCGAGTTCCTCGGCCGCGAGTCCCTCGACCGCGACGGCGACGAGGCGCGTCGGCAGTTGCTCCGTCGGAAGCGACCCGCTCCCCAGGTACCCGACGCCCTCCAGAACCTCCGTCCGCGCGGCGGGGGCCGACCGTGCCACCGCGCCGGCCAGCGCGCGGGCACGCGCCTCGAGCGCCTCCACCGGCGTCGCCAACATCCGGTACAGCGGATGCTCGCGCGCGAGGCAGTCCGGGTCGCGGAAGAGGTGCAGCGTCCGCTCCAGCGCCATCAGGCACGCCTTATCAACCCGGAACGCGCGGGCGAGCGGGTGCTGGCGGATGCGTTCGATGAGGCTCGCGCGGCCGAGGATGAGGCCGCCCTGGCCCGCGCCGATGAGTTTGTCGGTGCTCGCGATAACGACGTCGGCGCCGGCAGCGATGGATTCCTGGATCGTCGGCTCGTGCGGCAGGCCGAACCTCGCAAGGTCCACGAGGGCCCCGGCCCCGAGGTCGTCGAACAATACGAGGCCGCGCGCGTGCGCCAACGCCGCCAAGTCCTCGAGCGGCACCTCGCTGGTGAACCCCACGACGCGGAAGTTCGAGGGGTGGACGCGCAGAATGACGGCCGTCGCCTCGGTGATCGCGCCGGCGTAATCCGCGAGGTGCGTGCGGTTGGTGGTTCCGACCTCGACGAGGCGCGACCCGCTCTGGACCATGACATCGGGCAGGCGGAACGCGCCGCCGATCTCAATCAGCTGCCCGCGCGAGACGATCGTTTCCCGGCCGGCCGCCAGCGACGCCAGGACGAGCATCGTCGCGGCGGCGTTGTTGTTGACGACGGTGGCGGCCTCGGCGCCCGTGAGTTCCGTGAGGATATACTCGACGCGCCGGTCGCGGTCGCTGCGCTTTCCGGTCTCGCGGTCGACGGCCAGAGTGACGTAGCCTTTGAGTTCCTCGACCATCGAATCGACGACGCACTCGGGCCAGACGCTCCGGCCGAGGCCCGTGTGCAGGAGGATGCCCGTCGCGTTGATCGCGCCGCGCAGGTGCGGCCGGGTGCGCGCCTCCAGGCGCCGAAGCGCTTCCGAGAGGACATATTCCTCGGTGACGTGCCGGGCGCCGCAGCGTCCGCCCGTATCGTTCGCAATGTGCCAGCGCAGTTCCTCCAGCGCGTCGCGGAGACACCGAACGACGAGCGTGCGCGGATGGCGCTGGAGCCAGTCCGCGGCGTCCGACGAAGCGAGCAGTTTGTCCACCGAGGGCAGTTTCCGCAGGAGGTCCTGTTTGGCGGGCGACGTCATGGTCGGCTCCTATAATGCACGTTCGCGCGGGCCTCCGCGCGGCAAGTCGGCCGGACCGCACCCGAGGCTACTCGGCCGGGGCCGGGTCGGCGCGCTCGGTTCGGCTGAAGGCCGTCTTCACCTCAATCGCCTCGCACCGCGTGCATTCCATGCACCGGATGCAGAGCGGGTCCGCGAGTTGCCTTTCGGGGGCGAGGTTCACGGGACACATTTTTCGGCACGCGCCGCACTGGACGCATTTCTTCGGGTTCGCGCGGAGGAACACCGCCGAGAAGCGGTTGAACACGCCGAAGATCGCCCCCAGCGGGCAGAAGAGCGAGCACCAGGGCCGGAACTTGACGAACATCGCCACGGCGAACAGAACCAGGATTGTCCACTTCAGCGCGCTCATGCCGGCGGCCGACCCGCCCGCCGCCGCCTCGCGCACCAGGTTCGGGACACCCGCCTCGACCGCCCCGGCGGGGCAGACCCGGCAAATGAAGAGCGGATGCGCCTCGCCGAAAAAGTACGGAACCGCAATCACCAGGCCCGCGAGGACGGCGTACCGGAGGTATCCGGTCCACGAGGGCAATCGGACCTTCGGCACAGGAACCTTCGCGACCAGGTCCTGGAGGAACCCGAACGGGCACGCCCAGCCGCACACGAAGCCGCCGACCACCCCGCCGACAACGAGCAGCGTCCCGATGGCAATGAAGGGGACGACGTGAAGCGCGCTGAAGTTGGCCAGGACGCCCACCGGGCACGCGAAGAGCGCCAGCGGACACGCGTAGCAGTGGTACACGGAACCGCAGACGGTGTGCAGGCGCAGCGCAAGCGGGTCGAGCCAGACGAGGAGGAAGGCCGCCTGGATCAGGAGTCGGCCGCGGACGAAGCGCGACGGTTTGGGTCGGATTCTGGGTTCGGCCATGGCCGCCATGGCCCGCCTTCACTTGATTCAGGTAGGGCACAGAGAAGGCGTTTCGCCTTCGCCGTAGGTTCGTTCGAGTTTGCCCGAGGGATTTCGCCGGAGGCCGCCGACCGTGATTTCGCGGATGAGGGCGGGCTCGGGTTCGTCGATCGTCCGCGAGCCCTCGGCGGCGGCGGGCGGTTCGGCCTGCTTGAGGAGAACCGTCCGGCTGTGCACCGCGACGCCGTAGATCACAAGGGCGGCGCCTGCGGCGACGAGAATCTCCGCCAGGACGATCCTCGCCGCGCGGCCTCGGAAACATTGCCGGACTCGCGCCTCGCCGGGCTG from Planctomycetota bacterium includes:
- a CDS encoding Gfo/Idh/MocA family oxidoreductase, with the protein product MNVHRKGFTRRRFLKGAAAAVAAPYVLTSTALGGEGVPPASERVTIGLIGCGGQGSGVFRGLIGAGGQPIAFADPWVDRREKWAQQTGGTAYADFRELLKRDDLDAVCIATTDCWHVHHTVAAAKAGKDIYTEKPLGVSIREDQICREAVRRYGRMFQYGTQQRSSAHCRYGCELVRSGYVGEVREITVYAPDSAEGGSNTPLPVPEGLDYDMWLGPAPWKPYCGQATGGNAWWHDYDYALGWIAGWGAHPLDILVWGYDTHKTGPWEVEGTAHIPTTNRNNVVMKWDVDIRMANGVKMKFRPGGDYTEFKGTEGWIGISRGGIKADPPSLLKINLKPDDVHLVESRRHGGNFIESVKTRKDPVSHIEDAVRSDIFSHVSDIAIREGRKIVWDPEKEKIIGDEAASRRLSRAWREPWRI
- the selB gene encoding selenocysteine-specific translation elongation factor, which encodes MTSARKNIMLGTAGHVDHGKTALVKLLTGCDTDRLAAEKERGLTIELGFAPCRMRDERIVGIVDVPGHVDFIRNMVAGAHGIDVVILVVAADDGVMPQTREHLDILTLMGIRRGIVALTKIDLVDADLRRIVEEDVRAFVRGTFLERAPICGISNVTGEGFEGFFAALDQAVAACEPHQSTGLFRLWIERAFAIRGFGTVVSGVPTSGEVHLEDRLMILPGGLEARVRRLEVYGEETDLARAGECVAVNLAGVETEIIETGMVACAGDAFEPVTVVEADLGILPHVPHPLKDYLEVHLHIGTARATARVAILDDKTVPPGERRMVQLRLDRPLAVAPGDRFVVRAGMAGLADGRITTLGGGRVLGTSNRRTRRNRPDVLQALADRRDALDDPAAWCALHLKESGEALDLAALARRALAPLEEVRRTVERLREEGTVVGAGGALFVHRDVVDAAAGRLREALEAFHSANPRRAGAAPADLLQEVGVAPAVFDLALERLVAEGAAVRAGEVVALAGRGPCLSPQDEALSGRVELVLREGGLAPPGPAEIAEALGAPPERVAAMIRLLADEGRVVQLNDKVVMHREAVESARRAVLGLFARKAGFETTEFRDALGVSRKFAVPLLDYFDTVRLTVRTGSRRTPGAEARQALEGKQKGS
- the selA gene encoding L-seryl-tRNA(Sec) selenium transferase, with translation MTSPAKQDLLRKLPSVDKLLASSDAADWLQRHPRTLVVRCLRDALEELRWHIANDTGGRCGARHVTEEYVLSEALRRLEARTRPHLRGAINATGILLHTGLGRSVWPECVVDSMVEELKGYVTLAVDRETGKRSDRDRRVEYILTELTGAEAATVVNNNAAATMLVLASLAAGRETIVSRGQLIEIGGAFRLPDVMVQSGSRLVEVGTTNRTHLADYAGAITEATAVILRVHPSNFRVVGFTSEVPLEDLAALAHARGLVLFDDLGAGALVDLARFGLPHEPTIQESIAAGADVVIASTDKLIGAGQGGLILGRASLIERIRQHPLARAFRVDKACLMALERTLHLFRDPDCLAREHPLYRMLATPVEALEARARALAGAVARSAPAARTEVLEGVGYLGSGSLPTEQLPTRLVAVAVEGLAAEELARRLRTDDAAVFARIENDRVVLDVRTIRENELPAVADAVGRAAQ
- a CDS encoding 4Fe-4S binding protein yields the protein MAEPRIRPKPSRFVRGRLLIQAAFLLVWLDPLALRLHTVCGSVYHCYACPLALFACPVGVLANFSALHVVPFIAIGTLLVVGGVVGGFVCGWACPFGFLQDLVAKVPVPKVRLPSWTGYLRYAVLAGLVIAVPYFFGEAHPLFICRVCPAGAVEAGVPNLVREAAAGGSAAGMSALKWTILVLFAVAMFVKFRPWCSLFCPLGAIFGVFNRFSAVFLRANPKKCVQCGACRKMCPVNLAPERQLADPLCIRCMECTRCEAIEVKTAFSRTERADPAPAE